The genomic stretch ttgagggggagtaaCAGCAGCTCAAATTGAATCATGTGTAAATACTTAGTTAAAGTAGTTTACAGTTTACTAGTTGGTTAGAGAGGTTTATTCAGTTAGTAAGTTAAGCTAGTTAGTTTGATTAGTTTGCTTCCAACTGATTAATACTCTACTGCTCCAGTAGAAAACAGGGCAGCTATATATACTTGTAAAGTGATTCTTTGAAGGTGAATGAGAATGATTCAGAACTTCTTCCATATTTCATCTTCCAACTATCTTGACGCTGTCTTGACCATAATTGAACTATCTTGACCCTTCCAACTCTATTAGTGTAAACTACTGAATCTTTCATTGTTTGTGATCTTACCCTTAGATTATAGAAAGATAACATATATGTAAATATACAGAAAACATGTGTACTCGAATCCTTGTATCAATAGAAATGGTGGCATGTGGGCATTCCTGAACTTAAAGCGGtgtgaaaagtttttttaatgagaataATTTTAGAACATAATGGAACCATGTTGTTCCTATGCTTTATGTTCAGTTGTGATAAACATGTCTAATCATGTTGTTCCTATACTTTATGTTCTGCCTTTCCATCATCTCCATTGGTAATTACTGTAATTATTGTCATCTATCGCATATCAACAAAGGTAGAGTTTGAACTTCTGCAGAATTTCGAATTCTACAAGTGTGATACTATATCTATTGGATTTGAAGACAATGTTTTATCTATCGGATCAACACGTAGGACTGAGTGCGCCAAAATAGGGTTGGACGCCGGACCGTTAGATTGGTCGGTGGTTCCCTCGTCGGTGGGTCTCTGTTGGTGCGTCGGTGGGTCGGTCTGCGTGGGTTTGATTCTATGGGTGTGGCATGTGGGGGAAGAGAAGCACGATTTTGgggtttaaataaaaaaatataaaataaatataaaataaaataaaataaaacccaagTCATCCAAAACTCACTGTTGTGGATGGtgccaaaacggtgagttttgatactatggacacgtaggatcaaaaaTTTTGTCTGATATGGCATTTAGTAAAACGGTGCATTTAACTCAATCTAACGGcgattaaaaatttttgacggtaaggattttattggcatttcgattgacccataaagtaaattttcaccaaaaaaaaaaaaaaaaactacgggattttttaattttggcggGTTGACTTAAGGACTCATTATACATTTACCCAAAACAAAAAGGTAATCATAAAATTTGCAACCCCAAATCTAACATATCATATTCTATCGAATTACATATTTTTCATGACAAAATTATAGTTGGATAACCCTATAAAAGATTTTTCATTAACAATTTCCTCTTCATATAATTTAGAACAATACTTTGTAACCAATATTGTTCATAGAACAATAAAATAGCCACATAATACTAAACTGATTGACCATAGTTTTCAAacttataaatatatacaaattctCTAGATCCATTTCATtaataatcaaaacaaagaatatgccaaaaaataaaTGCCACAAGTGAGCCAAAATTCACAAAGAACGTAATCTAACTAATAGCTAGCATGAATGTTAAAACCATGACTTTCATATTAAATTACAGTTTTGGGGACAAATGGAACAAAGAGGAAGATGAGAGCAATCATCTTTTTGTAGTCACATTCATCTCTTTTTGTCAACTAAACAATGCCATCTAGATAAGTATTTTCCCATTTGTTTAGGACCGGAGACAAAAGAATTGGCATTTACCTACTTATATGAAACAattataacaaatgaaaatgataagTAGACAAAAGAAAGTAACTCTGCAAGGTAAACCTCAAAAAACCAAGACCTCTTGGAATTGACTTTCGCTTGTACAATCAACATTTTTTGAATGAGCTTCTCCTAAAACAATCAAAAGATTCATATTCACTAAATTAAGTTGGAGGttgacattacaaaaattaacaatttccTAGTATAGGCAGAACATCAATACCAAAAAGCTCCGGCATTCCTTATTCTCAAAGCTAAAAGGGTGCATATTTTTCATCAGGTTTTCTCTAATGTGCTAATGTttttaaatatagaaaaaaagtaaaacatatcAGCAAAACATTGAgataaatcaaaagaaattaaatcaaGAACATAAAATCAAGCACAAGGTACACAATAGGAAAAACCTCCAACAATTTGAAATGAACTATAATGACCTTGACCAATGAGCAACACAGTAACAATTTAAAACGGATGTCAAATTATTGTCAAGCTCTAACTCTTTATTGGagactattttatatatatatatatatatatatatatatatatatatatatatatatatattatttactatGATTGCCATAGATATAAACACCAGAGCCCTATAACATCAATAGCAATACATAATAATGACCATGAAACAACAAACCCGTCTTTCCAAAGTATTAAGGCACTATAACATCATAACCATTTGACTTTCATTCTATAATATCTTATCTTACAACATAGAAGCCACAAGGGCTGCATCCTTAACTACAAACAGTGACTGGATTGTTCTACAAATTCTACTGGCCTATTGTGAAGTCTAGTGTGATTTTCTCTGTTCAATCTTTTTTTATGGGGGTTATATGCTTAAGGAATTCAATCATACGAATATAGCCCTTATTCCTAAGGTGGATAACACTCAATCAGTGCATTAATTCAGGCTCATTAGTCTCACAAATTTCAACTACAAGATTATCTCGAAGATCCTTTCTTCTAGATTCAAGCTGGTTTTGCATAAGATTATTTCTCCCACTCAATCAGCTTTTCTTAAAGGTAGATCTATCCATGATAATACTATTTTGGCTCACGAGGTGTTTCATTCCATGAAGCAGAAAAAAGGTAATGGTGGGCTTATGGCGCTTAAGTTGGATATGGCCAAAGCTTTTGATTCCatggaatgaaattttttgttgaagattTTACATTTGCTTGGGTTCCATCCTGTTTGGATTCAATGGATCCAGCAATGCATTACTACTTCTTCCTTCTCTATTTTACTGGATGGTGCTCCTTTTGGGAAGTTTTTTCCTACTCGTGGGCTGTGGCAGGGCGACCCTCTTTCCCctttcttgtttattttgggTTCTGAAATTCTTTCTAGATTgattgaaagagaaaagaatataTGTCTCCTTCATGGTATTAGAATGGCCAAATCATGCCCTCCGATAACTCAGTTATTACTTGCTAATGAAGTGTTTATCTTCTCTAGGGCTAATGAGAATGAAGCTGGTGTGATTCTGAAATGCCTCAAGACTTATTCCTCTTGGTCTGGGCAGTGTATTAATATGTCTAAGTCTGCTGTTTTTTTCAGCAGAAATTGTTGCCCTAATGCATAGGCTTCTGTAAACAGGAGTCTCAACTTAGTTCAAATCCCTACTCGAGCTAAATATTTTGGTATTCCTCTCTTTATGCATAGGAGGAAGCATGACTCCTTTGTTGAGCTTAAAGACAGAATTTTTGCCAAAATTACTAGGTGGAAAGCTCGTCTTTTATCTCAGGCAGCAAGGACTACTTTGGTGAAATTAGTGGCTAATGCCATCCCTACTTATCTCATGTCCTTATTTCTTATTCCTAAATCTTTATGTTCGGTAATCAATTCAGGTCtaagaaaattttggtggggttacCCTCAAGATAAGAAGCAttgtctctctcttctttcttggaAGAATATTTGTTTGCCTAAAGCTTTGGGTGGTTTGGGTATTCGTTCTATGGAGTCTTTGAATAATTCACTGCTTGCTAGGCTTGGTTGGAAGATGACTTCGAATCAATCTCTTTCTTGGGTTGACTCTCTTAGAGGTAAGTACCTAAAAGAATGGTGTTTCTTTTTTGAATCCCCCTTCTATTCTTTCTGCTTCTTGACTTTGGAAAGGATTGCTTAAGAATCGGAGGCTTGTTGAAAAGGGTGCCTGTATTAGTATTTCTTCTGGTGTTAATGTGAATGTTTGGAATTCTCCTTGGATTCCCTTGAAGCCTAAGTTTAGTCCCACTCCAAATGCTAACTTGGTGAATTTTTCAACTTTTACGGTAGTTGATCTTATGATTCCAGGTAGGCAGGTTTGGAATTCTCATCTTTTAGAAGATCTTTTTGATGCTCCCACTGTGCAGAATATTTTAAGTATTCATTTTCCCTCTCAACCTTCTTTTGATATGGATGTAGGTTCCTTCTTGTGCTGGGGTTTTTTCTATGAAGTCTGCTTATGATCTTTCCTTCACTATGGGTGGCAGGCCCTCTCATCTCTCCTCAAAAGCTTGGTTGGTCCTTTGGGTTCTAAAACTCCAAGCTAGGTTAAAACATCTCTTATGGAAGGTGGCTTGGGACATTTTGCCTTCTAGAGATAAAATTGGAAGGTTTGTGGTTTCGGATGATCAAGATGCTTGGTTGTGTCCTTTTTGTAAAGGGCCTGTGGAATCACTCTCTCATATTTTCTTGGATTGCCATTTGGCTAGAATTCTTTGGAGATGCTCCCCTTTGCCTCTCTCTGTCAGTTTTTTCTTCAAGACCTATTTCTGATTGGGTGATAGCTCTCCTTTCTCCAGTGGCTGCTCTAGGTATTCCTAAGGTTGATGTGCGCAAATTCCAGCTTTTTGCTTCCCTTACTATGAATTTTATTTGGAGAGCTAGGAATCTGTTGATTCACGAAGGTACACAACCTTCTCCGAGTTCAGCAATTTTTCAAATCTCCAATACTTTTAATCATCATAATAATGCTTGGAGGGATCTTgctcttcctttcgtttggacgCCTCCGATAGCAGATTTGTTAAAAGGGAATTTTGATGTTGCGGTGAAAGGCTTCTTTGTTGTTGCTGTAGTGGTGATCAGTGATGAAAATGGTTTCATTTTTGCAACTGCTATTCAGAAACTAGTTTCCACGAATGTTTTACAAGGTGAAGCTCATGCAGCCCTTTTGGTGGTTCTTTTGGCTGCTTCTTTGGATTTGGGTCCTCTCTCGGTGGAAATGGATGCTATCCttgttattttagctattaattgttgtaatgttacaaatattggttttatttacctattaatttttgacccttcaacataaaatatattcatgAGTTTTGACCGTTGGGTAATAAAACCTTTTGCAAGTTTTTTAACTGTTGGTTTTAATTCCTTTACCTGTtggttttcttaaattaaaagcATTTGTCTTCAATATTTACAAGTTCTTTTAGCTGCTGGCTTTAATTCTTTACCGTtggttttcttaaattaaaaccCATTTGTCTTCAAGCTTTGTTGACCGTTTGATGATTTGTTGACCGTTTATCTTAAATATGTTGACCGTTGGTTTTCTACATTGATCTCATGACCGTTTGTTCTTTAATACATAGATTGCAtaataatgtgttttaaaagaaaaaagtttcccCATGTCTATATAAGCAAGTCttcatttgacaaaaaatatatcatcaaaaaatattactttttagtgagatttcattttcatgctccagaattttttctttgttaccaaagagaaaaattagagttatttgctactcaatttttcatcctcttcaatttgagaaagggttgttcatttgatcttcgttacttgaaagtgcgttcttaacgaaggtagacgctatagtctaatcctgggaggttgcgtgtcaagagatccgatcgcaccgagttatacactccgggaggcacgaaatcaacctttaaggacaacgctcttgcgtgattctatagctttgtgagatttttccttgctctatttttttatttattgtattatatttatcttattgttaattgtttggattaatattatttagcatcaataagaatttttgcaccatccatttaattttacaacaatcttaaaggttgattatggATGCACAAATTCTTGCTGCTGCTAAAGTTCTTCCAGATGCTACAAAAATTGAATCTTttgatggaaataattttaaacgttGGCAACAAAAGGTTCTTGCAGTTTTAGACTTTACAAAAATCTCTAGTGCTCTAACTGAGCCTAGACCGGATGAGGAATCTGAAGAACAATCCAAAGAATTAAGAGATTGGGAAATGGCTAATACATTATGTGTGAATACTATATTGAATTCTTTATCTAATGAATTGTTTGATGTTTATTGCCATTTTACTATTGCTAGAGATTTATGGGATGAATTAGTTGGTAGATATGTGATTGAGGATGAGGGTACTAAGAAATTTGCTGCAAgcaatttcttacattttcaaatgactgaTGAAAAGAGTATTACTTCTCAAATTCATGAGTTTCATAACATAGTTGCTGAATTAACCAAAGAGGGTAATGGTCTACCCGAAAGTTTTATGACCCAGTGTCTTGTTGAAAAATTACCCGACTCTTGGAAGGAGTATAAACtccatttcaaacaaaagaagacTTTCATGAGTCTTCAACAAACCATAGTGCatattaaaatagaagaaaggaaTAGGTCTTTGGAAAAGGTTAACAaagctaaggaaattatttccAAAGCTAATTTAGTAGAAGAGAGATCTATTAGGCCTCcacaacactacaagaaatttgaccATAAGCCCAAAAGAAAACTTTGGAATGATAAGAAAAGATTCAACACATCTCATTctctaatacaaaagaaaaaggtcatTTGTTTTGCTTGTGGCAAATCAGGTCATTATGCAGCGGCATGTAAACAGAGGACCACCAACAACTACAAAGGATCAATATCAAAAAACAAGGCAAATGTGACGGAAGTGGAAGAGATCATTGCAGCTGTCGTATCTGAAGCTAACATGACCACGGAAGTAAAAGGATGGGTGATTGATTCCGCATCTACTAGGCACATTTGTGGAAATAAAGAAGACTTATCCTCCTACACACCAATAAAGGAAAATACTGAGCGGGTAATTGTTGGAGACAATAGATCTGTGCCTGTGGTAGGCAAAGGGAAAGCTCTCTTAAAGCTAACTTCGAGGTAAAACCCTTTCACTCTCCGATGTTCTACATGTTCCTCATTTCCGACACAATCTTGTTTCAGTACACCTGCTTGGTAAGGCAGGACTTAAGGTTTTATTTGATGGTGGCATTGTTACCTTAACTAAGCATGATGCATTTGTTGGTAAAGGCTACGAAGATCAAGGTCTTTTTGTATTAAATGttgataatattattaatgaaaattcatcTTCTTGTGCTTACTTGGTTGATTCTATTAATATTTGGCATGGTAGACTTGGACATGTAAATCTTGGGtacatcaagaaaatgaaagaaattggaaTTATTAATTCACTAAGTGAAACCAATATGGATAAATGTGAAGTATGTGCTGAGACTAAAATCACTAAAAAGCCTTGTAAATCTATTACAAGAGAAACTGAACTTCTTGGGTTAATACATAGTGATTTAAAGCACACAATGACTAGAGGTggtaaaaaaaagggaaaagtccacataaccccctcaaactaccacttaattgacaatgtcccccccaaactttcaattgtgacaatgtcccccccaaactaccaaaaattgtcaatgttccccccaatgacaaaattgccctcagtaaaattaaaaaaagtaaaataaaaaaaaataaaaaaaaaaaactaacactTCTAGACCAAAGATTtactaaactttatttattaagatcCAAAGATCCAAAGACGAAGCCTTAGAAATgttcataaaatacaaaattgaaattgaaaatcaaaagaataaaaggatTAAAAGACTAAGGACCGATAGGGGTGGTGAATATGAGTCTAATCCTTTTAAGGaattttgtgaacaaaatgGCATAATACATGAAGTTACACCTCCTTATTCACCGGAATCTAATGGAGTAgccgaaagaaagaaatagaactTTGAAAGAAATGATGAATGCTATGCTTGTTAGTTCTGGGCTACCCACTAACATGTGGGGGGAAGCCATTCTTTCGGCTTGTCACATTCAAAATAAAGTGCCTCATAAAAAAACCGGTAAAACTCCTTACGAACTTTGGGAAGGTCGTAAGCCTAGTTTGAAATATCTCAAAGtgtgggggtgtttggcaaaggttATGCTACCCGAGCCTAAAAAGATGAAACTTGGCTCTAGAACTTgtgattgtgtttttattggttaTGCTTGCAATAGTTCATGTTATAGATTTCTTGTTATtaagagtgatgttttagattacaatactattattgaatctaaaaatgctattttctttgagaatgtgtttcctttgaaaaataaggaaaaattatggCATGAACCTTCTTTTACTTCTAatgaaattgttgatgatgtgcaaGAATTGAGGAGGAGCAAGCGAGCTAGAACGGAAAGGAATttcggtaatgattttattacttatattgttgatgatgatccgATATGTTATAATGAAGCAATCAAATCTATTGATGCAcctttttggttagaagctattaataatgaattagattcaattatgtctaaccatacATGGGAACTTGTTGAGTTACCTCTTAAGACCAAACCANNNNNNNNNNNNNNNNNNNNNNNNNNNNNNNNNNNNNNNNNNNNNNNNNNNNNNNNNNNNNNNNNNNNNNNNNNNNNNNNNNNNNNNNNNNNNNNNNNNNAATTACATATTTTTCATGACAAAATTATAGTTGGATAACCCTATAaaagatttttcattaataatttCTTCGTCATATAATTTAGAACAATACTTTGTAACCAATATTGTTCATAGAACAATAAAATAGCCGCATAATACTAAACTGATTGACCATAGTttttaaacttataaatatatacaaattctCTAGATCCATTTCATtaataatcaaaacaaagaatatgccaaaaaataaaTGCCACAAGTGAGCCAAAATTCACAAAGAACGTAATCTAACTAATAGCTTGGATGTTAAAACCATGACTTTCATATTAAATTACAGTTTTGGGGGAACAAAGAGGAAAATGAGAGCAATCATCTTTTTGTAGTCACATTCATCTCTTTTTGTCAACTAAACAATGTCATCTAGATAAGTATTTCCCATTTGTTGAGGACTAGAGACAAAAGAATTGGCATTTACCTACTTATATGAAACAattataacaaatgaaaatgataagTAGACAAAAGAAAGTAACTCTGCAAGGTAAAAATGCTAAACCTCAAAAAACCAAGACCTCTTGGAATTGACTTTCGCTTGTACAATCTACATTTTGTGAATGAGCTTCTcctaaaataatcaaaagattcATATTCACTAAATTAAGTTGGAGGttgacattacaaaaattaacaatttccTAGTATAGGGAGAACATCAATACCAAAAAGCTCCGGCATTCCTTATATATTCTCAAAGCTAAAAGGGTGCATATTTTTCATCAGGTCTTCTCTAATGCGCTAATGTTtctaaatatagaaaaaaaaagtaaaacatatcAGCAAAGCATTGAgataaatcaaaagaaattaaatcaaGAACATAAAATCAAGCACAAGGTACACAATAGGAAAAACCTCCAACAGTTTGAAATGAACTATAATTAATGACCTTGACCAATGAGCAACACAGTAACAATTTAAAACGGATGTCAAATTATTGTCAAGCTCTAACTCTTTATTGGAACGGgtttcgaatatatatatatatatatagtatatatatatatatatatatatatatatatatatatatatatatatatatatatatatataatttactaTGATTGCcattagggctgttaagtgagcgaagcgtctcgcgagcaagctcgggctcggcttgCATAAgttcggctcgtgctcgactcgaatattaaatgaagcgtttcgtgaacacgaatcatggctcgaatattaaatgaagctagCTCGGCttgactcggctaagctcgtgagcagctcatataaggctcgaattggtagttattcacataattcctcatattaatattaaaaattgatttttttttttctaataacatcattttattataaaatgatgcatatcatTTCTCTTCGAAACTAAGTGTCTTGTTGTATTGACTCGAGCTCCATACTTCActagccagactaagcaaatgcttatatgcaagctggcttcttgagccgtttaagagtacttgaagtttaaatttataataaattaataaattaaattaattaaattaaatataagagccagctcgtgaactggctcggctcggctcgatttattatgagctcgagcttgactttttggctcgtccttaagctcggctcgagctcgagctcaaataaaatttaaacaagccgagcccaaacaaggaaagctcgctcaagatcagctcgtttacacccctaattgCCATAGATATAAACACCAGAGCCCTATAACATCAATAACAATACATAATCATGACCATGAAACAACAAACCCGTCTTTCCAAAGTATTAAGGCACTATAACATCA from Corylus avellana chromosome ca1, CavTom2PMs-1.0 encodes the following:
- the LOC132181296 gene encoding uncharacterized protein LOC132181296, with translation MESLNNSLLARLGWKMTSNQSLSWVDSLRGLLKNRRLVEKGACISISSGVNVNVWNSPWIPLKPKFSPTPNANLVNFSTFTVVDLMIPGRQVPSCAGVFSMKSAYDLSFTMGGRPSHLSSKAWLVLWVLKLQARLKHLLWKVAWDILPSRDKIGRPISDWVIALLSPVAALGIPKVDVRKFQLFASLTMNFIWRARNLLIHEGTQPSPSSAIFQISNTFNHHNNAWRDLALPFVWTPPIADLLKGNFDVAVKGFFVVAVVVISDENGFIFATAIQKLVSTNVLQGEAHAALLVVLLAASLDLGPLSVEMDAILIA
- the LOC132181378 gene encoding uncharacterized protein LOC132181378; its protein translation is MDAQILAAAKVLPDATKIESFDGNNFKRWQQKVLAVLDFTKISSALTEPRPDEESEEQSKELRDWEMANTLCVNTILNSLSNELFDVYCHFTIARDLWDELVGRYVIEDEGTKKFAASNFLHFQMTDEKSITSQIHEFHNIVAELTKEGNGLPESFMTQCLVEKLPDSWKEYKLHFKQKKTFMSLQQTIVHIKIEERNRSLEKVNKAKEIISKANLVEERSIRPPQHYKKFDHKPKRKLWNDKKRFNTSHSLIQKKKVICFACGKSGHYAAACKQRTTNNYKGSISKNKANVTEVEEIIAAVVSEANMTTEVKGWVIDSASTRHICGNKEDLSSYTPIKENTERVIVGDNRSVPVVGKGKALLKLTSR